A genomic stretch from Ureibacillus composti includes:
- a CDS encoding PD-(D/E)XK nuclease family protein gives MEIRDLFDLENDTTFQQLNQQVNSFNTLKILKLEHHEIRHSNILSWLLNPKENHNLRDYFLRKVVEHLILIDENNTNPQYATVANILNHSLMDSHVYREVKTTNNRYIDLLIVNQQLKTVFLIENKFYSTESEHQLDDYLDYIQKTFEGFAIIPIYLTLDGEEPSNLLYFILTYERIESILHTVLMLYQDQLSDPVYKFIEDYDQLLKERFYPNQDQIVQAIEIYRNHKQTINTLYDKSSTIYKQLHFETGYQFEFMMKYKNTIQYIFKHGQNILSYSFEQFMQQQFNEEVLYKAHPTLPNLLPPEWNAISQSQVREPNYWLGKGLVVWFEQTNDSRLRMISEIGPIEYSARRLLLEQLERAGLSFKENSKLEKARYTRFFSQKIDVNKWDDMVELTQAMSDLYNSQEFTLLRKQVAVALNNQTPIIQEKTAPLKESVTNEMNGKVQAVFKEWMKLKNIPETDYRVSSRNLSFKIPLFDAYKEKLGETREKWWWHNGPFLFWMEIRPNTLYFTLEVGPIESELRVMLMENMKEKGIKFTKKGLTLEARYNRIHSETITIEELNNTELLNVFHSLYNNAELQEILQKLQEIYDETVSKFDE, from the coding sequence ATGGAAATACGAGATTTATTTGACTTAGAAAATGATACAACCTTTCAACAACTCAACCAGCAAGTGAATTCTTTCAACACATTAAAAATATTAAAATTAGAACACCATGAAATTCGCCATTCAAATATTTTATCCTGGTTGCTTAATCCGAAAGAAAACCATAATCTACGTGATTACTTTTTGCGTAAAGTTGTTGAACATCTTATTTTAATAGATGAAAACAATACGAATCCACAATACGCTACAGTAGCAAACATCTTAAATCATTCTCTAATGGACAGTCACGTCTATCGGGAAGTCAAAACAACGAACAATCGTTATATTGATTTGCTCATTGTGAACCAACAATTGAAAACTGTCTTTTTGATCGAAAATAAATTTTACTCCACTGAATCAGAACATCAGTTGGATGATTATTTGGACTATATACAAAAAACATTTGAAGGATTTGCGATCATTCCTATTTATTTAACTTTGGATGGGGAAGAACCATCTAACTTGCTATACTTTATCCTCACATATGAGCGAATTGAGTCCATATTACATACCGTTCTTATGCTATATCAGGATCAATTAAGTGATCCTGTGTACAAATTTATAGAGGACTACGATCAACTATTAAAAGAAAGATTTTACCCAAATCAAGATCAAATTGTGCAAGCTATTGAAATTTATCGTAATCATAAGCAAACAATCAATACGCTATATGATAAATCGTCGACCATCTATAAGCAATTGCATTTCGAAACAGGATATCAGTTCGAATTCATGATGAAATATAAAAATACCATTCAGTATATTTTTAAACATGGGCAAAACATTCTGTCTTATAGTTTTGAGCAATTCATGCAGCAACAATTTAATGAAGAAGTTCTATATAAAGCGCATCCAACGCTTCCGAATCTATTACCACCTGAATGGAATGCAATTAGCCAATCTCAAGTGAGAGAACCAAATTATTGGTTAGGTAAGGGGTTAGTTGTGTGGTTCGAACAAACAAATGATAGCCGATTAAGGATGATTTCTGAAATAGGACCAATTGAATATTCGGCAAGACGGTTACTGCTTGAACAACTAGAAAGAGCAGGTTTGTCATTCAAAGAAAACTCCAAATTAGAGAAAGCGCGGTATACACGCTTTTTCTCACAAAAGATTGATGTGAATAAGTGGGATGACATGGTGGAGCTTACACAAGCGATGTCTGATTTATATAATTCTCAAGAATTTACTTTATTACGGAAACAGGTAGCAGTAGCATTAAATAATCAAACACCAATCATACAAGAGAAGACTGCGCCGTTAAAAGAAAGCGTAACTAATGAAATGAATGGTAAAGTTCAAGCGGTATTTAAAGAGTGGATGAAATTAAAAAATATACCTGAAACGGATTACCGCGTTTCATCAAGAAATCTTTCATTTAAAATACCGTTATTTGATGCCTACAAAGAAAAGTTAGGTGAAACCCGTGAAAAATGGTGGTGGCATAACGGGCCATTTCTATTTTGGATGGAAATTAGACCAAATACCCTCTACTTTACGTTAGAAGTTGGCCCAATCGAATCAGAACTCCGAGTGATGCTAATGGAAAACATGAAAGAAAAGGGAATCAAATTCACGAAAAAGGGGCTTACTCTTGAAGCAAGATATAACCGCATACACTCAGAGACAATTACGATTGAGGAATTAAATAATACAGAGTTACTAAATGTGTTTCATTCGCTATATAACAACGCAGAATTGCAAGAGATATTGCAAAAACTACAAGAGATTTATGATGAAACCGTTAGTAAATTTGATGAGTAA
- a CDS encoding YitT family protein: MKYVIAIVGSLIVAFAFNFFLVPYEILSGGISGVAILIGLITPFNIGLINFLLNVPLIILGYYKLGKTITVNTLICVGSLSFFLFILPVVPATHNILLSTIFGGIISGIGVGLILKYSGTSGGLDIIAILISRASNFSVGLLLTAMNGIIVLFSGAAFDWEIALYTLLSIYLSGLVIDQIHTNDIKVTMQIVTTKGELIREDLLKSIYRGITITEGYGGYTKEKKQILMMVVTRYETLRIKEIVRKHDEHAFINIFKTVEVVGVFVKN; this comes from the coding sequence ATGAAATATGTTATTGCCATTGTAGGTTCGTTAATTGTTGCATTTGCTTTTAACTTTTTTCTAGTTCCGTATGAGATTTTAAGTGGTGGAATTAGTGGGGTTGCAATTTTGATAGGGTTAATTACTCCCTTCAATATAGGGTTAATTAATTTCTTGCTGAATGTACCTTTAATTATTCTTGGATATTACAAGCTTGGAAAAACAATTACGGTAAATACGCTCATTTGTGTTGGATCACTTTCGTTTTTCTTATTCATACTGCCAGTGGTTCCAGCGACTCATAATATCCTGTTGTCAACCATCTTTGGAGGAATCATTAGCGGCATTGGAGTAGGGCTGATTTTAAAATATTCAGGTACATCGGGTGGATTGGATATCATCGCAATTCTTATTTCTCGAGCAAGTAATTTTAGTGTGGGCCTTCTTCTAACAGCGATGAATGGTATCATTGTTCTGTTCTCTGGTGCTGCATTTGATTGGGAAATCGCGTTATACACACTTCTGTCGATTTATTTGTCTGGGTTAGTAATCGATCAAATCCATACAAATGACATAAAAGTAACGATGCAGATTGTCACGACAAAAGGTGAGCTCATACGAGAGGATTTATTGAAGTCAATCTACCGTGGAATTACGATTACAGAGGGATATGGTGGATATACAAAAGAGAAAAAGCAAATTTTAATGATGGTCGTGACACGATATGAAACACTTCGAATAAAAGAAATCGTCCGTAAACATGATGAACATGCATTTATCAACATATTTAAAACGGTTGAGGTAGTAGGTGTTTTTGTTAAGAATTGA
- a CDS encoding DNA sulfur modification protein DndB, with amino-acid sequence MLATGSITTIPGTKGKQFGKDIYTSLIKFRDLEKFLAVFPQVQRKVDKKRVNLLAGYVLKGLEEGNMSFLTSITATCRGDIFFNDSKQVIAIDTSSQLSINDGQHRFEGVRKAISEIKKEIRKTKAGESKEFLKEKLNYLEEMTLPIVIFANISESEEMQLFHDLNNLAKAPSKSVNLRFNQSNLYIRLAKEVSQENEFLSAYGIDMENDKLSDKNPNFALLNTISNSISFILLGKSRQDDAFLTSENYQIHKEYVNTIFDNLFTTLPSDITNRKKYLLGRASTLQGICKFIYYAKNTLQLSDDVLYKVIEDTEWRHDDVWLSYGGSWDKNNEGITFSGSAAAISSVYRILMDNMDNIHSTTV; translated from the coding sequence ATGTTAGCTACAGGCTCGATAACAACAATACCCGGAACGAAAGGAAAACAGTTTGGAAAGGATATATATACATCGTTAATAAAGTTTAGAGATTTAGAGAAATTTTTAGCTGTATTCCCTCAAGTTCAAAGAAAAGTTGATAAAAAGAGGGTAAATTTACTTGCAGGTTATGTTTTGAAAGGCTTGGAAGAAGGAAATATGAGCTTTTTAACCTCAATTACAGCAACTTGTAGGGGGGACATCTTTTTTAATGATTCAAAGCAAGTAATTGCAATAGATACTAGTAGCCAATTGTCTATTAATGATGGTCAACATAGATTTGAAGGCGTTAGAAAAGCAATAAGTGAAATCAAGAAGGAAATAAGAAAAACCAAGGCAGGCGAAAGTAAAGAGTTTCTTAAAGAAAAATTAAATTACCTTGAAGAAATGACGTTACCTATTGTAATTTTTGCAAACATATCGGAAAGTGAAGAAATGCAATTATTTCATGATTTAAATAATTTGGCGAAGGCGCCTAGCAAATCTGTAAACCTTAGATTTAATCAGTCTAATCTTTATATTAGGCTAGCAAAAGAAGTCTCTCAAGAAAATGAATTTCTTTCAGCCTATGGTATTGATATGGAAAACGATAAACTTTCGGATAAAAATCCAAACTTTGCTCTGTTAAATACTATTAGTAATAGTATTTCATTCATACTGCTTGGTAAAAGTAGACAAGATGATGCATTTTTAACTTCGGAAAATTATCAAATCCATAAAGAATATGTTAATACAATTTTTGATAATCTATTTACAACCCTCCCAAGTGACATTACAAATAGAAAAAAATATTTATTGGGGAGAGCTTCGACGTTACAAGGGATTTGTAAATTTATCTATTATGCAAAAAATACACTTCAACTATCAGACGATGTACTTTACAAAGTTATAGAAGACACAGAGTGGAGACATGATGATGTGTGGTTAAGTTATGGCGGTTCTTGGGATAAAAATAATGAGGGTATTACATTTTCTGGAAGTGCGGCAGCGATAAGTTCTGTTTATAGGATACTAATGGATAATATGGATAATATCCACTCAACTACTGTATAG
- a CDS encoding DUF6339 family protein, translating into MKLKFLSEDTLQDLRANFESYKEHYYKKDDAWFDKYFSQEGRLFESNIEFEKPEFDMGEDFLVSDFENVKNVYESLKHLNVSQATQERLWAGLAHIQMRDYVNYRIANDIEKKNDKRIQSAMFFTNGAKRSLFVHVLARLWWVGYMTYDENNKENPYWLTEFFCSADFSARCVVFFSSNFTSNRAITKGILKALITLRDEGVAIKREHFVEANKYLNISGGAMVLDLLEESEVEEMVKKRIRKVFGIKENVVFS; encoded by the coding sequence GTGAAACTTAAATTTTTATCAGAAGACACATTGCAAGACCTTCGTGCAAATTTTGAATCCTACAAAGAGCATTACTATAAAAAAGACGATGCTTGGTTTGATAAATACTTCAGTCAGGAAGGTCGACTATTTGAATCGAACATTGAGTTTGAAAAGCCTGAATTCGATATGGGTGAAGATTTCTTAGTGAGTGATTTTGAAAATGTTAAAAACGTCTATGAATCTTTGAAACACTTAAACGTCTCACAAGCAACACAAGAGCGTTTATGGGCCGGACTCGCTCATATACAAATGCGTGATTATGTGAATTATCGAATTGCCAATGACATCGAAAAGAAAAATGATAAACGTATCCAATCCGCAATGTTCTTTACAAACGGTGCGAAACGTTCCTTATTCGTACATGTACTCGCTCGTTTATGGTGGGTAGGGTATATGACTTATGACGAAAACAACAAGGAAAATCCATATTGGTTAACAGAATTCTTCTGCTCAGCTGATTTCTCAGCGCGATGTGTGGTTTTCTTCTCAAGTAACTTCACATCAAATCGAGCCATAACAAAAGGCATATTAAAAGCTCTTATTACATTACGAGATGAAGGGGTAGCAATTAAGCGAGAACACTTCGTTGAAGCTAACAAATACCTGAATATTTCTGGTGGTGCGATGGTACTTGATCTTCTTGAAGAGAGTGAGGTGGAAGAGATGGTGAAGAAGAGAATTAGGAAGGTATTTGGTATAAAGGAGAATGTGGTGTTTTCATAA
- the istA gene encoding IS21 family transposase, producing MLAMSEVNCIKTLRNEKGLSISAVATTMKVNWRTAKKYGDGDQLPQEKTHQKKGMMYTEKWGEIIVDWLEEDIKVKKKLRRTNKKMFEDLQSMGFKGSYRTVCDFIQEWRAAEDDDMSKGYERLDHPEGEAQLDFGTMEAVQDGEIVDVHALVMSFPASNTGFAVPMPGENLECFLSGLQQLFKQAGGVPISIRIDNLTPAVKKVRKGETEAELTDAFRHFQQYYGFKVQVCNPASGNEKGHVERKVGYVRYNFFSTPPVINDFEDLREQLECQLKKDRQRLHYKKEELIEDLWLQEQKQLLKLPEEPYPVFKQFAIGFNKYNEFNLDQHLIHVPRARNYVQLYCITYWDSFKVITNEGEILLSDTRPYMKKRRFIPWKDILKDWLKKPRVIGHSRYTPYLPTRIKEYLTVPSFALRKQRLNELITLLVNHDMKEIDQNFYEYIPKNNEEQEHPYGVNWTDYDALSQKGKEVTAHE from the coding sequence ATGCTAGCAATGTCTGAAGTTAATTGTATCAAAACATTACGAAATGAAAAAGGATTATCTATATCTGCGGTGGCTACTACCATGAAAGTCAATTGGCGTACTGCTAAGAAATATGGGGATGGAGATCAACTTCCTCAAGAAAAAACTCATCAGAAAAAAGGCATGATGTATACAGAAAAATGGGGAGAAATCATTGTTGATTGGCTAGAGGAAGATATAAAAGTAAAGAAAAAATTACGTCGTACAAATAAGAAAATGTTCGAAGATTTACAATCAATGGGCTTTAAAGGGTCGTATCGTACAGTGTGTGATTTTATTCAAGAATGGCGAGCTGCAGAAGATGATGATATGAGTAAAGGTTATGAAAGATTAGATCATCCAGAAGGTGAAGCGCAATTGGACTTTGGGACAATGGAGGCCGTTCAAGATGGTGAGATTGTAGATGTACATGCATTAGTTATGTCCTTTCCTGCAAGCAATACTGGCTTTGCGGTGCCGATGCCTGGAGAAAATTTAGAATGTTTTTTAAGTGGATTACAACAGCTCTTTAAACAAGCAGGCGGTGTACCAATTAGTATTCGAATTGATAATTTAACACCTGCAGTAAAAAAAGTAAGAAAAGGTGAAACAGAAGCAGAGTTAACAGATGCCTTTCGGCACTTTCAACAATATTATGGTTTTAAAGTACAGGTATGTAACCCTGCAAGTGGTAATGAAAAAGGCCACGTCGAACGAAAAGTTGGTTATGTACGTTACAATTTCTTTAGCACACCCCCAGTCATTAATGATTTTGAGGATCTGAGAGAACAATTGGAATGTCAATTAAAGAAAGATAGACAGCGACTACATTATAAAAAAGAAGAATTGATTGAAGACCTATGGTTACAGGAGCAAAAGCAATTATTGAAATTACCAGAAGAACCTTATCCTGTATTTAAGCAGTTTGCGATTGGATTTAATAAATATAATGAATTCAATTTGGATCAACACTTGATCCATGTACCGAGAGCGCGAAATTATGTACAACTATATTGTATTACGTATTGGGATTCTTTCAAGGTGATTACAAATGAAGGTGAAATTTTATTATCTGATACAAGACCGTATATGAAGAAACGACGTTTCATTCCGTGGAAAGATATATTAAAAGATTGGTTGAAAAAGCCACGTGTAATCGGGCATTCACGTTATACCCCCTATTTACCAACTCGTATTAAAGAGTACTTAACAGTCCCTTCCTTTGCGTTAAGGAAACAGCGACTAAATGAATTGATAACGCTTTTAGTGAATCATGATATGAAAGAAATTGACCAAAACTTTTACGAATATATTCCGAAAAATAACGAGGAACAGGAACACCCTTACGGTGTAAATTGGACAGATTATGATGCCCTTTCTCAAAAGGGAAAGGAGGTAACAGCACATGAATGA